A DNA window from Ipomoea triloba cultivar NCNSP0323 chromosome 10, ASM357664v1 contains the following coding sequences:
- the LOC116032907 gene encoding peroxidase 2: MAISTVLLPMVLSLSLVQLAYAQSLDQGFYANTCPNVVGIVKRTTASFISQSPSLAASLLRLHFHDCFVRGCDGSVLLNSTNGIPAEKDAIPNKTLRGFQVIDAAKAALEVVCPGVVSCADILALVARDAVTMINGPYWAVPLGRRDGVVSLSSEALNSLPAPFANISDLKSTFGALGLSVKDLAVLSGGHTIGISHCPPFSDRLYNFTGNGDTDPSMDQRYIQQLKTKCPPADVTTTVEMDPGSSRIFNTGYFTAVSARKGLFQSDAALLNDAETKAYVQQQTNSATSTFLKDFAASMVKMGQIGVLTGKAGEIRKNCALRN, encoded by the exons ATGGCTATTTCAACTGTCCTTCTTCCTATGGTTTTGTCTCTTTCCCTCGTACAACTCGCGTACGCACAATCCTTGGATCAAGGGTTTTATGCCAACACATGCCCCAATGTGGTCGGCATTGTTAAACGCACGACGGCTAGTTTCATTTCTCAATCGCCCAGCCTTGCAGCTTCGTTGCTAAGATTGCATTTTCACGATTGTTTTGTTAGG GGATGCGATGGTTCTGTGCTACTAAACTCTACAAATGGGATCCCAGCTGAGAAAGATGCAATCCCTAACAAAACCCTTAGAGGCTTCCAGGTCATTGATGCTGCAAAAGCCGCTTTGGAAGTGGTCTGTCCCGGTGTTGTTTCTTGTGCTGACATCTTAGCGCTGGTCGCCCGAGATGCGGTCACAATG ATCAATGGGCCATACTGGGCTGTTCCTTTAGGGAGAAGAGATGGAGTAGTGTCACTTTCCTCAGAAGCCTTAAACAGTCTGCCAGCCCCTTTTGCCAACATTAGTGATTTGAAATCAACTTTTGGTGCTTTGGGATTGAGCGTAAAGGACCTTGCTGTTTTATCAG GAGGACACACAATAGGCATTTCACACTGCCCTCCCTTCTCGGACCGGTTATACAACTTCACCGGCAACGGCGACACCGACCCAAGCATGGACCAGCGCTACATACAGCAGCTAAAGACCAAATGCCCGCCGGCGGACGTGACAACCACCGTGGAAATGGATCCCGGAAGTTCAAGAATCTTCAACACAG GTTACTTCACTGCTGTGAGCGCAAGAAAAGGGTTATTCCAATCCGATGCAGCTCTTCTCAACGACGCTGAGACAAAGGCCTATGTCCAACAACAAACCAACTCTGCTACCTCAACTTTCCTTAAAGACTTCGCAGCGTCAATGGTGAAGATGGGTCAAATCGGAGTCCTCACCGGCAAGGCCGGAGAAATCAGGAAGAATTGTGCTCTTAGAAATTAG
- the LOC116032946 gene encoding peroxidase 27-like has protein sequence MASQRNYGVLVLHMMFFLVVSHYCYAQGLKANFYKKTCPGMESVVQKTTARLISKAPTLAAPLLRMHFHDCFVRGCDGSVLLNSTSNNQAEKDAIPNLSLRGFQVIDAVKSEVEKKCPGVVSCADILALVARDAVTMLNGPFWKVPLGRRDGRVSNMLEALNDLPPPFGNISTLTTMFASKGLNKKDLVVLSGGHTIGTSHCPPFTDRLYNFTGRGDTDPTMDPKYVAALKKKCRPGDSTTLVEINPGSFKTFDEKYFTDVAKRRGLFQSDAALLNDKQTRRYVVRQVATGGATFFKDFAKSMVKMGKIGVLTGKNGEIRKQCAFVN, from the exons ATGGCTTCACAGAGGAACTATGGAGTTCTTGTTCTGCACATGATGTTTTTCCTTGTTGTGTCTCACTATTGTTATGCACAAGGCCTTAAAGCTAACTTCTACAAGAAAACATGCCCTGGAATGGAGTCTGTTGTGCAAAAGACGACGGCTCGCCTCATTTCCAAAGCACCAACTCTCGCGGCTCCTTTGCTCCGAATGCATTTTCATGATTGTTTCGTTAGG GGTTGTGATGGTTCTGTTCTATTGAACTCGACGAGTAATAACCAAGCAGAGAAAGATGCAATTCCCAACCTAAGTCTCAGAGGATTTCAAGTTATAGATGCTGTAAAATCTGAGGTAGAGAAGAAGTGCCCCGGGGTTGTTTCTTGTGCTGATATCCTAGCATTAGTAGCTCGAGATGCAGTTACAATG CTTaatggaccattttggaaaGTTCCATTGGGAAGAAGAGATGGAAGAGTTTCTAACATGTTGGAGGCTTTGAACGACTTACCCCCTCCATTTGGAAACATTTCCACCTTAACAACAATGTTTGCCTCCAAGGGTTTGAACAAGAAAGACTTGGTTGTTTTATCAG GAGGACATACAATAGGAACTTCTCACTGCCCACCCTTTACCGACCGCCTCTACAACTTCACCGGCCGAGGAGACACCGATCCTACGATGGATCCCAAATACGTTGCCGCTCTGAAGAAGAAATGCCGACCGGGCGACAGCACAACACTGGTGGAGATAAATCCTGGGAGCTTCAAAACATTCGACGAAAAATATTTCACCGACGTAGCGAAGAGAAGAGGTCTCTTCCAGTCCGATGCCGCTCTCCTCAACGACAAGCAAACCAGGCGTTATGTCGTCCGGCAGGTCGCCACCGGCGGCGCCACCTTCTTCAAAGACTTCGCCAAATCCATGGTGAAAATGGGGAAGATTGGGGTTTTGACTGGGAAAAATGGTGAAATTAGAAAGCAGTGTgcttttgttaattaa